One genomic segment of Linepithema humile isolate Giens D197 chromosome 5, Lhum_UNIL_v1.0, whole genome shotgun sequence includes these proteins:
- the pps gene encoding death-inducer obliterator 1 isoform X2, giving the protein MEMDPEQLKTIETALQSEEAKQMLGENVTAMLDMLTVEEEQNKIRYSIQLDHCYTSRLSPSDPIPRDPLPVADDSPDSDVQYIRQASSRTVVSSITDTNKGKTIVKSAPVLQTKQMNRPVRKAAMSTHTNITASPRTSTNIVGTPKLSGHHPMPRNITNVQQGIAKAQGKSNEEEDDDETESSSESSESEPSSDNDNDSDFGPRGTKRSNVRARGGRKGLTTRGGSMAAVRRRGQNKQLDMEQVRRLDMEMAAAVNAMKTPEKDDKSEKFNSKSKRQIKTLGGKKKEEPQFTETSPSVSENASAVNEKPLQTTNQVKANLINANMIKGDMIITKPGQGRSNPKVTFVQKQVTMKPNELKNIGLKKPVVVPKGKLVNQADTKYFTTKDGKLVQLPVASKTVSPITTQLSPVKTLVQQPVLQKSPPSANQGIPVQHQQPKITLSKLLDSNVQLKFKIREKRKSDSSIESVFKGEENLAKAAENKMLDSVKKLKKDNRKAPGYVAEGPALFSTPDIIRRVGSNSDGKGDNGAPTTPTTPPTTAIPTSASPPLPISAAISLNIGVSVGSDVTQSTVSNKMIVSNIEQSVQPETQTSLNLDGDTNAIRGDESDQKTEIKPPLAEELQPSLDSVSNTASSEGIIQPVALPHVPNHVSKNSGIEGEEHLLATLEMEASKHEEELLAEALLLQEELGVDLAEHSALVDSTPPVTESLASNSMLVPTLIPPEQELSKPEETVLTSDSLQNQTTNLKETSKKLSKDDKEPIQIIRGNRVITLPPIEAPATRSKRLQAKTETPKPKNPEPIKKPEKLTPQIQQLLPNKEELRTGVSEEDEEDDDDDDEENSDSEDDPDRLWCICKRPHNNRFMICCDVCEDWFHGKCVHVSKAMGQQMEEKGIEWVCPNCLRKKAEDEKTKLNSQLLSVKQRTKVEPVTETSTSQAALSKESSSSLTDYGTPPQHSSVSGTMQCVVCKKEARNSSIYCSDACILAHAQETLTKDKPVPTGSNVKPGKSPITETIRLKPEARVIVFDRKSGKVLTGADAPTRTNLRTWLKENPSFEVVGANNINTLQIGGKLVTQIQTSTKTTKITQLSPVKVQTIPKMIYTKVAGSKQTILAPNKKITIIPATQQVNVSPSNKPIQLKQTTITTTPGKFSMLLKPTTPKSVTPTQLKVQAANSPKQQTLVKKQETKPSPSQLKQTKLTLAKKPEAEPSTRVITRKTLTESLSTRIKETEDLKLTDEEIADLAFNIELEMFKYFKDTGSKYKAKYRSLVFNIKDTKNLTLFRKIADRSLAPDAVVRLSPEEMASQELAEWREKETKHQLEMIKKNELDLMAQAKSIVVKTHKGEQIIENDGGIDHVDPKTPVQDIVTALNSGDSISSTVDDMKKDKDKEERLKSRTDAKKSKNADERRKKERDRDRDGMKSKNKDRRERSRSRHRHSRDRSKTRDKSKERKSNRNKESKRDKDHEKDKDRERNKDRDKTRKESRDRGRQKEKDRHKNSDDRARNYSGESKDIDKREEERKKETDKKKETSPLPAEKPIEDRLWRHVEDEATTNTIDGNDSDISDREPSSTVTIKTPDINEEPEREKEQEVDSKEASTKNSWQTVWRGFVNMVDVAKFFITAQEVSGNVKDLMDDLPDTVDVVGRISHETVWDYISKMKRTGSKEILVIRLTAANDEEKIPYITLYSYLNSRSRLGVVGNVSKNIKDFYIMPFSSQSTIPPVLLPLTGPGFEEHRPHLLLGIIVRNKKKRLSAIPSAISAKTSKKESDRSYTPPLVSVPKEKTSSPPPSSPMLYLNKAAALDSKEKSAVTQMTLESLNKAHIGMSRGVIDTATICKIVPELSSKIDLTSSPGKVALDDDGDEPYSPGEMDDDMDDLQAATDSASIVALSSSKNSTELQRKMEELNRQIEEQKQQIEEQKQQIQSISSSFLDEATPTLPGLGLDPPTNDGDEAYSPSDARSFTPPPPGITKLAQPILDKVSDITIPPNLQEILANVKRQESSKVDPYLPSKPSASFLPTAGASIYQSTERYSPSSSRISQPEKTSLEISKESKSTLSTLSDLDLIRKAEEELAAVAAATAVASAVPSTSTMVPPPSSLLSSPGASLVLTPPPVDTPIPSSSQVLSSLTLSSELESSKPYKLSPPDPFKKSFASEQPKPPGLEDEDFPAFPSTPPAIDAAASRTKISSKSGIVLNVKRKLNDDCTSPTKLPRTKSRWSQGPSE; this is encoded by the exons ATGGAAATGGATCCAGAACAGCTGAAAACAATAGAGACAGCTCTCCAAAGTGAAGAGGCAAAACAGATGCTTGGGGAGAATGTCACTGCGATGCTtg atatgttAACAGTGGAAGAGGAGCAAAATAAGATACGATACAGTATACAGTTGGATCATTGTTATACAAGTAGATTGTCACCCAGTGATCCAATACCAAGAGACCCTTTGCCAGTCGCTGATGATTCACCTGATTCTGATGTACAATACATACGTCAAGCGTCATCTCGAACTGTTGTGTCATCTATTACTGACACAAACAAGGGCAAAACTATTGTGAAGAGTGCACCt gtATTGCAGACCAAACAGATGAATAGACCGGTACGCAAAGCTGCTATGTCTACACATACAAACATAACCGCATCCCCTAGAACTAGTACAAATATTGTTGGGACTCCTAAATTATCAGGGCATCATCCTATGCCaagaaatataacaaatgttcaGCAAGGAATTGCTAAAG CACAAGGCAAGAGTAATGAGGAAGAAGATGATGATGAAACAGAATCATCTTCAGAATCTTCAGAATCAGAACCATCATCTGACAATGACAATGATTCGGACTTTGGCCCTCGTGGCACTAAGAGAAGTAATGTCAGGGCACGAGGAGGACGAAAAGGTCTTACTACAAGAGGTGGTAGCATGGCGGCCGTTCGAAGAAGAGGTCAAAATAAGCAGTTGGATATGGAACAGGTGCGACGATTAGATATGGAAATGGCCGCTGCCGTTAATGCGATGAAAACTCCTGAGAAAGACGATAAATCGg AGAAATTCAATTCTAAAAGTAAGAGACAAATTAAAACTCTTGGTGGAAAGAAGAAGGAGGAGCCGCAATTCACGGAAACGTCTCCGTCTGTGTCCGAAAATGCGTCAGCGGTTAATGAGAAGCCGCTGCAAACGACAAATCAAGTGAAGGCGAATCTAATTAACGCTAATATGATTAAGGGCGACATGATAATAACCAAACCTGGTCAAGGAAGAAGCAATCCGAAGGTTACTTTTGTTCAGAAACAAGTTACGATGAAACCGAATGAGCTCAAGAACATCGGACTTAAAAAGCCTGTGGTGGTTCCTAAAGGAAAACTTGTAAATCAAGCCGATACAAAGTATTTTACGACCAAAGATGGAAAATTGGTGCAATTACCAGTTGCATCCAAAACAGTGTCTCCGATAACAACTCAGCTTTCTCCAGTAAAAACATTGGTACAGCAACCGGTATTACAAAAAAGTCCACCGAGTGCGAATCAAGGAATACCGGTGCAGCATCAACAaccaaaaattactttatccAAGTTGCTTGATTccaatgtacaattaaaatttaaaatacgagaaaaaagaaaatctgaTTCTAGCATAGAATCCGTCTTCAAAGGAGAAGAAAACCTTGCGAAAGCTGCAGAGAATAAAATGTTAGATA gtGTGAAGAAACTTAAAAAAGACAATCGGAAAGCTCCTGGATACGTAGCGGAAGGTCCTGCACTTTTCTCAACGCCAGATATAATTCGACGCGTTGGTTCGAACAGTGATGGGAAAGGAGACAATGGAGCACCTACGACTCCCACGACACCTCCTACGACAGCGATACCTACATCCGCGTCACCGCCTCTTCCTATATCGGCAGCTATTTCACTGAATATCGGCGTCTCTGTTGGTTCAGATGTAACCCAGAGCACAgtttctaataaaatgataGTATCCAATATAGAACAATCTGTTCAACCGGAGACACAAACCTCGTTAAACCTCGATGGAGATACTAATGCTATACGAGGAGACGAGAGTGATCAGAAAACAGAAATCAAGCCACCTCTGGCTGAGGAATTGCAACCGTCTCTCGATTCAG TGTCAAATACTGCTTCATCAGAGGGAATTATTCAACCTGTGGCACTACCTCATGTTCCAAATCATGTTTCTAAGAATa GTGGAATAGAGGGAGAGGAACATTTATTGGCTACTTTAGAAATGGAAGCCAGTAAACACGAAGAAGAATTACTTGCTGAAGCGTTGTTATTACAGGAGGAACTTGGAGTGGACTTAGCTGAACAT TCGGCACTGGTTGATTCCACGCCGCCGGTTACGGAATCTTTAGCTTCGAATAGCATGCTCGTACCTACATTAATACCACCCGAACAAGAGTTGTCTAAACCAGAGGAAACAGTACTTACAAGCGATTCGCTACAAAATCAGACAACAAATTTGAAAGAAACGAGCAAGAAACTTTCAAAGGATGACAAAGAGCCGATTCAAATTATTCGCGGCAATCGTGTGATTACGTTACCGCCCATCGAAGCACCTGCCACGAGAAGCAAACGACTGCAAGCTAAAACTGAAACGCCGAAGCCGAAAAATCCTGAACCAATCAAGAAACCGGAGAAATTGAC TCCACAAATTCAGCAATTGTTACCCAATAAGGAAGAGCTAAGAACGGGTGTAAGTGAAGAGGACGAAGAAgacgatgatgacgatgacgagGAAAATTCAGATTCGGAAGACGATCCAGATCGATTATGGTGTATTTGCAAACGGCCACACAACAATCGATTTATGATATGCTGTGACGTTTGCGAAGACTGGTTTCACGGGAAATGTGTACACGTCAGCAAAGCCATGG gtCAACAAATGGAGGAAAAGGGTATAGAATGGGTTTGTCCAAATTGCCTACGAAAGAAAGCCGAAGATGAAAAAACAAAACTGAATTCGCAATTATTATCTGTGAAACAAAGAACAAAGGTTGAACCGGTGACCGAGACTTCAACGTCGCAGGCTGCGTTATCAAAAGAATCGTCGAGTTCTCTCACGGACTATGGCACTCCTCCTCAGCACTCCTCAGTTTCTGGCACGATGCAGTGTGTTGTTTGTAAGAAAGAAGCCAGAAATTCCAGCATTTATTGCTCGGACGCATGTATTCTCGCACATGCTCAGGAAACTTTGACGAAGGACAAGCCGGTACCGACGGGATCAAATGTAAAACCTGGAAAGTCGCCTATTACAGAAACCATCAGATTAAAACCCGAGGCCAGAGTGATAGTTTTTGACAGAAAGAGCGGCAAAGTTCTTACcg gCGCGGATGCTCCGACGAGAACCAATTTGCGAACGTGGTTGAAGGAAAATCCGTCTTTCGAAGTGGTAGGAGCCAATAATATCAATACGCTTCAGATAGGTGGAAAGCTTGTCACGCAAATCCAAACATCTACAAAAAct ACAAAAATTACGCAGTTATCGCCAGTAAAAGTGCAAACTATTCCAAAGATGATCTATACAAAGGTTGCTGGATCGAAACAAACTATCTTAGCgcctaataaaaaaatcacgatAATTCCTGCTACACAACAGGTGAACGTGTCGCCGAGCAATAAACCGATACAGCTGAAGCAGACGACAATCACGACGACACCGGGAAAATTTTCTATGTTATTGAAGCCGACGACTCCGAAGAGTGTCACTCCGACACAATTGAAAGTCCAAGCGGCAAATTCGCCGAAGCAGCAGACACTGGTTAAGAAGCAAGAGACGAAGCCATCGCCGTCCCAATTGAAGCAAACTAAACTGACACTGGCGAAAAAACCGGAAGCGGAACCCTCCACACGAGTGATTACGCGAAAAACTCTGACAGAGTCACTGTCTACTCGTATAAAGGAAACCGAAGATCTGAAATTAACCGACGAAGAGATCGCGGACTTGGCGTTCAACATAGAGCTCGAAATGTTCAAGTATTTCAAGGACACGGGTTCCAAATACAAAGCGAAATATAGGAGCCTCGTGTTTAATATAAAGGATACCAAAAATTTGACATTGTTTCGAAAGATCGCAGATCGCAGTTTAGCACCGGATGCTGTGGTACGATTGAGCCCGGAAGAAATGGCCAGTCAAGAGCTGGCCGAGTGGCGAGAAAAGGAAACCAAGCATCAGCTGGAAATGATAAAGAAGAATGAACTGGATCTGATGGCCCAGGCGAAGTCGATCGTCGTGAAAACTCACAAAGGCGAGCAAATAATCGAGAATGACGGTGGAATCGATCATGTCGATCCCAAGACGCCGGTGCAAGATATCGTCACAGCGTTAAATAGCGGCGACAGCATAAGTTCCACTGTTGACGACATGAAGAAAGACAAGGATAAAGAGGAGAGACTGAAATCCCGAACGGACGCGAAGAAATCGAAGAACGCGGACGAACGAAGGAAAAAGGAGAGAGATAGGGATCGCGATGGTATGAAGTCTAAGAATAAGGATCGACGGGAGAGAAGCCGTAGTCGACATCGCCATAGCCGAGACCGCAGCAAGACGCGAGATAAGAGCAAAGAGCGGAAGTCGAACAGAAATAAAGAGAGCAAACGTGACAAGGATCACGAGAAGGATAAGGATCGAGAGCGGAATAAAGATCGGGACAAGACGAGGAAGGAGAGCAGGGACAGAGGTCGGCAGAAAGAAAAGGACAGGCATAAGAATAGCGATGATCGTGCGAGAAATTACAGCGGAGAATCCAAAGACATCGATAAGAGAGAGGAGGAGCGTAAAAAGGAGACGGACAAGAAGAAAGAAACGTCGCCGCTTCCTGCGGAAAAGCCGATAGAAGATCGCCTCTGGCGACACGTGGAGGACGAGGCGACGACGAATACAATTGACGGAAACGATTCTGACATATCTGACAGGGAACCCAGTTCTACTGTTACCATCAAGACACCTGACATAAACGAGGAAcccgagagagaaaaggagcaGGAAGTGGACAGCAAGGAGGCGTCGACGAAGAATAGCTGGCAGACCGTTTGGCGCGGCTTCGTCAATATGGTGGATGTCGCGAAGTTCTTTATAACCGCGCAGGAGGTCAGCGGCAATGTGAAAGATCTCATGGATGATCTGCCGGACACTGTGGATGTTGTTGGTAGAATTAGTCACGAAACTGTTTGGGATTATATCTCGAAGATGAAGAGAACTGGTTCGAAGGAGATCTTGGTCATCAGATTGACAGCTGCAAACGATGAAGAAAAGATTCCTTACATAACCCTGTACAGTTATCTGAATAGCAGAAGCCGTCTAGGAGTTGTGGGCAATGTCTCTAAGAATATCAAGGATTTCTACATAATGCCGTTTTCCAGTCAGAGTACGATTCCACCCGTTCTCCTGCCACTTACCGGGCCCGGTTTCGAGGAGCATCGACCGCATTTACTTTTAGGCATCATAGTACGCAACAAGAAGAAACGACTGTCGGCTATACCATCGGCGATATCCGCGAAGACATCGAAGAAAGAATCTGACCGGAGTTACACCCCGCCGTTGGTCAGCGTGCCGAAGGAGAAAACCTCGTCGCCGCCGCCCTCGTCGCCTATGCTATACCTTAACAAAGCGGCCGCATTGGATTCGAAGGAGAAATCGGCGGTGACGCAGATGACTCTAGAGTCTTTGAACAAGGCGCACATAGGCATGTCGCGCGGTGTCATCGACACTGCGACGATATGCAAGATTGTGCCCGAGTTGTCGTCGAAGATCGATCTGACTTCGTCGCCGGGTAAGGTAGCGTTGGACGATGATGGTGATGAGCCGTATAGCCCTGGTGAGATGGACGACGACATGGACGATTTACAAGCTGCCACCGACAGCGCGAGTATTGTCGCCTTATCTTCTAGTAAAAATTCCACAGAGTTGCAGCGAAAGATGGAGGAACTGAACAGACAGATCGAAGAACAGAAGCAACAAATTGAGGAGCAGAAACAACAGATACAGAGCATAAGCTCGTCGTTTCTTGACGAAGCGACACCCACTCTGCCG gGTTTAGGACTAGATCCACCAACTAATGACGGCGATGAAGCTTACAGCCCGTCGGATGCTCGGTCTTTCACGCCACCTCCGCCCGGCATCACCAAACTCGCGCAGCCCATCCTCGACAAGGTTTCGGACATCACCATACCGCCGAATCTGCAGGAAATTCTCGCCAATGTCAAGCGGCAGGAGTCCTCCAAAGTGGATCCTTATCTGCCATCTAAGCCCAGCGCTTCATTTTTGCCCACGGCGGGCGCATCGATTTACCAAAGCACGGAGAGATATTCGCCGTCTTCTTCCAGGATTAGTCAGCCGGAGAAAACGTCATTGGAGATTTCGAAGGAGAGCAAGAGCACATTGAGTACTTTGAGCGATCTGGATCTGATCCGGAAGGCGGAAGAAGAATTGGCCGCTGTCGCTGCTGCAACGGCGGTGGCATCGGCGGTACCCAGTACATCCACCATGGTACCGCCACCCTCGTCATTACTCTCATCTCCTGGCGCGAGTCTGGTTTTGACGCCACCGCCTGTGGACACGCCCATTCCGTCATCATCGCAGGTTCTCTCGTCGCTCACGCTCTCCTCGGAGCTGGAATCTAGTAAGCCGTACAAGCTGAGCCCTCCGGACCCCTTCAAGAAGAGCTTCGCCTCGGAACAGCCGAAGCCGCCCGGTCTCGAGGACGAGGATTTTCCCGCGTTCCCGTCGACCCCGCCGGCGATAGACGCGGCTGCGTCGCGCACGAAAATCTCGTCCAAGAGCGGCATCGTGCTGAATGTCAAGCGGAAATTGAATGACGATTGTACGTCGCCCACTAAATTACCAAGGACTAAATCGCGCTGGAGTCAAGGGCCCTCCGAATAA